Part of the Mycolicibacterium thermoresistibile genome, CACCCCGCTGGGGCGGGCCGGGCAGCCGGAGGACGTGGCGGCCGCGGTGGTGTTCCTGTGCTCGCCGGCCGCCTCCTGGCTCACCGGTGAGGTGCTCGACCTCAACGGCGGAGCGCATCTGAAGCGCTATCCCGACATTCTGGGGCATGTGATGAAACTGGCTGAACAGTCATGACTTTCGCCGGTAAACACGCGTTGGTGACGGGCGCCGGCTCGGGGATCGGCGCGGCGCTGTGCCGGGCGCTGGCCGCGGCGGGCGCCGAGGTGATGTGCACCGACATCGACGGCGCGGCCGCCGAGCGGACCGCGCAGAGCATCGGCGGGCGGTGGGCGGCGCTCGATGTCACCGACGCCGCCGCGGTGCAGGCCGCCGTCGACGGGGTGGTGGACCGGGCGGGCCGACTCGACCTGCTGTTCAACAACGCCGGCATCGTGTGGGGCGGGGACACCGAACTGCTGACGTTGGATCAGTGGAACGCGATCATCGACGTCAACATCCGCGGTGTGGTGCACGGGGTCGCGGCCGCCTACCCGTTGATGGTCCGCCAGGGCCACGGCCACATCGTCAACACCGCCTCGATGGCCGGCCTGGCCGCGGCCGGTCAACTGACCAGCTACGTGATGACCAAACACGCCGTCGTCGGGCTGTCGTTGGCGCTGCGCTCGGAGGCCGCCGCCCACGGGGTGGGCGTGCTGGCGGTGTGTCCGGCCGCGGTGGAGACCCCGCTGCTGGACAAGGGCGCCGTCGGCGGATTCCTCGGCCGCGACTACTTCATCAGGGGGCAGGGGGTGCGCAGCGCCTACGATCCGGACCGGCTGGCCTCCGACACCCTGCGGGCGGTGCAGCGCAACAAGGCGCTGCTGGTGAAACCGCGAGTGGCGCATGCCGGTTGGCTGTTCGCCCGGCTGGCGCCCGGGCTGATGCAGCGCGCGTCGATCCGGTTCGTCGAACGCCAACGCGCCGGTCAGCGTGCGGCGCAGGTGGGCCGGTAGATGGAGGAGTTCAGTCCCGCCCAGAAGCGGGCGCTGGCCGTCATCACCCTCATCGCGCTGGCGGTCGGGGCCTGGTTCCTGAGCGGCTTCTTCATCCTGATCATCGTCGCGGCGGTGGCGGCCTATCTGTTCACCCCGCTCTATCTGCGATTCCGCCGCCGGCTGGGCACCGGGTCATCCGCGGCGCTGACGCTGCTGTGCGCGCTGCTCATCGTGATCATCCCGGTCCTGGGCATCACCTATCTGGCGGTCGTGCAGATCACCGAGATGGTCAACACCGTCAGCGACTGGCTGGCCGACACCGACCTGAGCGACCTGGGTGACCGCACCCTGGCGCTGATCAACGATGTGCTGCACCGGATGCCGTTCCTCGAGGACACCACCGTCACCGCGGACTCGCTGCGCGACGGCATCGTCACGGTGTCCCAGCACGTCGGCGAATGGCTGCTGGGCCTGCTGCAGGGCGCGGTCGGCGGGGTGGTCGGGGTGATCGCCGCGTCGATCATCTTCCTCTATGTGTTCATCTCGCTGCTGATCAACCAGGACCGGGTGGTCACGCTGATCCGGCGGCTCAATCCGCTGGGCGAGGAGATCACCGATCTGTACCTGAGCAAGGCCGGCGCGATGGTCCGCGGCACCGTGATGGGGCAGTTCGTGATCGCGCTGTGCCAGGGTGTGGCCGGCGCGGTGTCGATCTACATCGCCGGGTTCCACGAGGGTTTCTTCCTGTTCGCGGTGCTGCTGAGCGCGCTGTCGGTGATCCCGCTGGGCAGCGGTATCGTCACGATCCCGTTCGGCATCGGAATGATGTTCTTCGGCAACATCATCGGCGGCGCGTTCGTGGCGTTGTTCCACGTGCTGGTGGTGACCAACATCGACAACGTGCTGCGCCCGGTGCTGGTGCCGCGTGCGGCCCGGCTGGACCCGGCGCTGATGCTGCTGGCGGTGTTCTCCGGGATCGCGCTGTGGGGTTTCTGGGGCATCGTGATCGGACCGGTGCTGATGATCATCATCGTCACCACCATCAGCGTCTACCTGTGGGTGTACAAGGGCGTGGAGTTGGAACCGTCCGACGACGACGCCGACGAAGAGCGGGGCCCACCCGCCCCGGTGCGCTGGTGGCGCGGGTTGCGGACCGCGATTTCGGCGTGGCGGCGATCGCTGAGCGACCGTCAGCACGCCGAAATCGCTAAGAAAGACGCTCGGTGAGGAACTCGACCACCCGTTTGCGGGCCTCGTAGGCGGGGTGCCCCTCGACCTCGCGCACCTGATCGGTCAGCACCGAGTGCGCCAGCGGGGAGAATCCGTGCGGATTGCCCCGGCTGGAGTCGATCTCGATCACCTCGAACGCGTCGCCGAGCCGCTGCTTGAGCGTCTGGAACCGTTCGGCGGGGGCCAGCCGGTCCTCGCTGAACCGCAGCCCCAGCGCACACAGCCCGTCGTTGACGGCCCGCTGTTCGACGATGCGCAACTCACCCTCGGACACCCCCGGATCGCGGCGATGCCGGGCGGTCAACGGCATCGGCAGCGACGGCTGCGACAGCACCGGGGCCAGCACACTGTCATCGACCGCGGCGGCCAGCGCGAACCCGCCGGTGAAACACTGCCCGATCACGCCGACCCCTCTGCCCGGGGTGCGTTCGTTGAGGTCGCGGGCCAACGCCCGCAGATACCGCGCCACCGGCCGGTCGGCGTTGGTGGCGAACGCGGCGAACTCGCGGGCCACGCACCCACGCACCAGCGTCAACGCCGCCGACGGTGAGGTGATCGACTTCAGCGGGGTGCCGAACAGTGACGGCGCCGCCACGGTGAACCCGTTGTCGACGAGGTGGTTGCCCAGCGCGAGCACCCCCGGGTGCAGTCCGGGCATCTCCGGGATCAGCACCACCCCCGGACCCTCGCCTTTGCGATACACGTCGTAGGTGAAGCCGGCGGCGGTGAACGGGGCGGCCGACCAGCCGGTCAGATCCGCTTCGGGTGCCGTCATGATCCTCAGCTTACGATTTCGGCGTGCCGACGATCGCCCATCGACCGTAGGCACGCCGAAATCACGGAAGGATAGGCCGTTGCCGCTGGGTGCTGGCGGCCAGCGTGCGGAAGTCGTCGCTGGTACCGGCGCCGGTGATGGCGAGCTGGGCCGGTCCGGTCGGCCCGTCGATCCGGGCGGTCCACACCGGTTCGGCGTCCGCCGGGCCCTCGTAGACCACCCATCGGACACCGTCGACGTCCTGCACCCCGGTCGGATACAGCTCGGCGTTGATCGAGGCGACCAGCCGTTCCTCGTCGGCGTTGCTCTGCCGCAACGCCAGGTACATGCCGCCCGGGGTCAGATACCCCACCCGCGAGGCCACCGCCCGCACCTGCTGTCCGGTCTGCGGATCGGTGTAGCCGGCGTCGATGCCGTGCCGGCCGCCGGAGTTGGAGTGCCAGCCCTCCGGCAGCTGCGGGACCCGGATCGGAATGCCCAGCTCGGCGGCGTCGGCACGCAACGCCGCCGGGGCGTCGTAGCTCGGGATGTGGCCGGTGGTGGGCCCGCCCGGCGCGAACGAGCACATGCCGAGCAGGCCGGCCAGCACCACGCAGGCCAGCACCAGCGGCGCCATCGACCAGAACATGTCGCGGCCGTCCTGCAGCAGGCGCGGCTTGGGCTCGGGAGCGACCGGACCGGAGGCCTGCGGACCGGGCGCCGACGGAGTCGTCATGTCACCCAGTATCCCAGCTCCCGCTCATCGACCCGTTAATGGGACAATCACCCGCATGACAGGCCAGTCTCGTCGTGAAGCCCCCGACCGTAACCTAGCCCTCGAGTTGGTCCGCGTAACCGAGGCCGGAGCCATGGCCGCAGGCCGCTGGGTCGGCCGCGGCGACAAGGAGGGCGGCGACGCCGCCGCCGTCGACGCGATGCGTTCGCTGGTCAACACGGTCTCCATGCGCGGCGTCGTGGTGATCGGCGAGGGCGAGAAGGACAACGCCCCGATGCTCTACAACGGCGAGGAGGTCGGCAACGGCGACGGCCCGGAGTGCGACTTCGCGGTCGACCCGATCGACGGCACCACGTTGATGAGCAAAGGCCGGCCGGATGCGATCTCGGTGCTGGCGGTGTCGGACCGCGGCACCATGTTCGACCCGTCGGCGGTGTTCTACATGAACAAGATCGCCGTCGGCCCGGACGCCGTGGACGCCATCGACATCACCGCCCCGATCGGCGAGAACATCCGCAAGGTCGCCAAGGCCAAGAAGATGTCGGTGTCCGATCTCACCGTGTGCATCCTGGACCGGCCCCGCCATGCCGAGCTGATCGCCCAGGTGCGGGAGGCCGGCGCCCGCTGCCGGCTGATCACCGACGGCGACGTCGCCGGCGCGATCGCCACCTGCCGCCCCAGCACCCCCACCGACCTGCTGGTCGGCATCGGCGGCACCCCGGAGGGCATCATCGCCGCCGCGGCCATCCGCTGTATGGGCGGCGCCATCCAGGGGCAGCTGTGGCCCAAGGACGATGAGGAGAAGCAGCGCGCCATCGACCGCGGCCACGACGTGGACCGGGTGCTGACCACCGAGGATCTGGTCTCCGGCGACAACGTGTTCTTCGCCGCCACCGGGGTCACCGACGGCGAGCTGCTCAAGGGTGTGCACTACTACCCCGGCGGGTGCACCACCCAGTCGATCGTGATGCGCTCCAAGTCGGGCACGGTCCGGATGATCGACGCCTACCACCGGCTGTCCAAGCTCAACGAGTACGCCGCGATCGAATACACCGGCGACGCCGACGCCATCCAGCCGCTGCCGTAACCACTGACCGAAATCACCAGGACGAGAAGGGCATTCATGAGCACCGACAGTGCTGGCCAGAACGGGGCCACCGAGTACCGCATCGAGCACGACACCATGGGCGAGGTCCGGGTGCCCGTCAACGCACTGTGGCGCGCCCAGACGCAGCGGGCGGTGGAGAACTTCCCGATCTCCGGCCGCGGCCTGGAACGCGCCCAGATCCGCGCCCTGGGGCTGCTCAAGGGCGCCTGCGCCCAGGTGAACAAGGACCTGGGCCTGCTGGACCCGGCGAAGGCCGACGCGATCATCGCCGCGGCCAACGAGATCGCCGAGGGCCGGCACGACGACCAGTTCCCGATCGATGTGTTCCAGACCGGTTCGGGCACCAGCTCGAACATGAACACCAACGAGGTGATCGCCTCGATCGCCGCCCGCAACGGGGTGACGGTCCATCCCAACGACGACGTGAACATGTCACAGTCGTCCAACGACACCTTCCCGACCGCCACCCACGTCGCGGCCACCGAAGCCGCTGTGCGGGACCTGATCCCGGCGCTGGAGGTGTTGCACGCCTCGCTGGCCGCCAAGGCCAGGCAGTGGCGCACCGTGGTGAAGTCCGGCCGCACCCATCTGATGGACGCGGTGCCGGTGACGCTCGGCCAGGAGTTCGGCGGCTACGCCCGCCAGATCGAGGCCGGCATCGAACGGGTGCGCGCCACCCTGCCCCGGCTCGGTGAGCTGCCGATCGGCGGCACCGCGGTCGGCACCGGCCTCAACGCCCCGGAAGGGTTCGGCCCCAAGGTCGTCGAGGTGCTGGTGGCCCAGACCGGCCTGGCCGAGCTGCGTCCCGCGGTGGACTCGTTCGAGGCGCAGGCCGCCCGCGACGGGCTGGTCGAGGCGTCCGGCGCGCTGCGCACCATCGCGGTGTCGCTGACCAAGATCGCCAACGACATCCGGTGGATGGGCTCGGGGCCGCTGACCGGCCTGGCCGAGATCCAGCTGCCCGATCTGCAGCCGGGCAGCTCGATCATGCCGGGCAAGGTCAACCCGGTCATTCCGGAGGCCGTCACCCAGGTGGCCTGCCAGGTGGTGGGCAATGACGCGGCGATCGCCTTCGGCGGCGCGTCGGGCGCGTTCGAGCTGAACGTCTACATCCCGATGATGGCCCGCAATCTGCTGGAATCCTTCCGGCTGCTGGCCAATTCGTCCCGGCTGTTCGCCGAGAAGTGCATCGACGGCCTGGTCGCCAACGAGGAGCGGCTGCGCAAGCTGGCCGAGTCGTCGCCGTCCATCGTCACCCCGCTCAACCGGGCGATCGGGTACGAGGAGGCCGCCAAGGTGGCCAAGCAGGCGCTGGCGGAGGGCAAGACGATCCGCCAGACCGTCATCGACCGCGGGCTGGTCGGCGAGAAGCTCACCCTCGAGGAACTCGACGAACTGCTCGATGTGCTGGCAATGGCCCGGGTGAAGGACAACGATTAGCAGGTTTCGCGGCACCGCCCGGTCGGCGCATCACCGAGTGCGGCCGGCCGGGCGGGCGACCGGTCAGGCCCCCTCCGGGCGATTCAGCGTGAACCGGCGGCCGGTGACCCGGGTCGGGAAGATCCGGACGTAGTGGTCCTTTCTCCCGGCGGTCCAGGGCAGGACCTGCGCCTGCTCGGCCAGCGCGATCTGATCGGGGGTGTGCAGGGTGCGGGCGACCCCCTCGACGACCACGCTCCAGGCCGCGCCGTGCCCGCACTCGTCGAACCCGTAGTCGTCGGCCTCGAACGCCACCTGCTTGTTGATGCCGACGCTGATCAGCTTGGCGCCCTCCCCGGTGCGGAACAGGATGGTGCGGCGCTGCACGGCGTAGTTCACCGGGAAGATGTGTGGTTCGTCGTCGACGCAGGTGACCAGGCGTCCGACCGCCCGGCCGGCCAACAACTCCCAGCACTCGGTCTCGCTGAGCAGCGTCACGTCCTCGCACGTCATCGCGCGTCCACCGGTGTGTCGGGTCCGTCGCCGCCGGACGCGCCGACCGCCGCCAGCGCCGCCTGATCGAGCCTGCTCACGGTGGTCTCGTCGATGGGCAGCACCGAGACTCTCGACGCGTGGCTCAGCGCCCGGCCGACGAAGAACTCGCCGTCGGCATGCACCAGCGTCAGCACCACCGCGGTCCCGGCCTCCAGCGCCTCGCCGATCTCGCGGCGCAACCCGAGTTTGAGCTCATGCTCGGTGAACGCCACGGTGAGCGCCCCCGCCACCGCACCGACCAGCGCCATGACGGCCAGCGGCGGCACGAACAGTCCCACCAGGAATCCGGCCCCGGCGCCCCATCCCGCCCCGATCCGGCCGTGGTGGTTGGCCGCCTGGACCACCGACGGGGTGCCGTCGGCACCCCTGGTGACCAGGGCGGCCGACCGGATCTCCAGGCTGCCCT contains:
- a CDS encoding SDR family NAD(P)-dependent oxidoreductase; this encodes MTFAGKHALVTGAGSGIGAALCRALAAAGAEVMCTDIDGAAAERTAQSIGGRWAALDVTDAAAVQAAVDGVVDRAGRLDLLFNNAGIVWGGDTELLTLDQWNAIIDVNIRGVVHGVAAAYPLMVRQGHGHIVNTASMAGLAAAGQLTSYVMTKHAVVGLSLALRSEAAAHGVGVLAVCPAAVETPLLDKGAVGGFLGRDYFIRGQGVRSAYDPDRLASDTLRAVQRNKALLVKPRVAHAGWLFARLAPGLMQRASIRFVERQRAGQRAAQVGR
- a CDS encoding AI-2E family transporter translates to MEEFSPAQKRALAVITLIALAVGAWFLSGFFILIIVAAVAAYLFTPLYLRFRRRLGTGSSAALTLLCALLIVIIPVLGITYLAVVQITEMVNTVSDWLADTDLSDLGDRTLALINDVLHRMPFLEDTTVTADSLRDGIVTVSQHVGEWLLGLLQGAVGGVVGVIAASIIFLYVFISLLINQDRVVTLIRRLNPLGEEITDLYLSKAGAMVRGTVMGQFVIALCQGVAGAVSIYIAGFHEGFFLFAVLLSALSVIPLGSGIVTIPFGIGMMFFGNIIGGAFVALFHVLVVTNIDNVLRPVLVPRAARLDPALMLLAVFSGIALWGFWGIVIGPVLMIIIVTTISVYLWVYKGVELEPSDDDADEERGPPAPVRWWRGLRTAISAWRRSLSDRQHAEIAKKDAR
- a CDS encoding dienelactone hydrolase family protein, whose translation is MTAPEADLTGWSAAPFTAAGFTYDVYRKGEGPGVVLIPEMPGLHPGVLALGNHLVDNGFTVAAPSLFGTPLKSITSPSAALTLVRGCVAREFAAFATNADRPVARYLRALARDLNERTPGRGVGVIGQCFTGGFALAAAVDDSVLAPVLSQPSLPMPLTARHRRDPGVSEGELRIVEQRAVNDGLCALGLRFSEDRLAPAERFQTLKQRLGDAFEVIEIDSSRGNPHGFSPLAHSVLTDQVREVEGHPAYEARKRVVEFLTERLS
- a CDS encoding DUF4245 domain-containing protein encodes the protein MTTPSAPGPQASGPVAPEPKPRLLQDGRDMFWSMAPLVLACVVLAGLLGMCSFAPGGPTTGHIPSYDAPAALRADAAELGIPIRVPQLPEGWHSNSGGRHGIDAGYTDPQTGQQVRAVASRVGYLTPGGMYLALRQSNADEERLVASINAELYPTGVQDVDGVRWVVYEGPADAEPVWTARIDGPTGPAQLAITGAGTSDDFRTLAASTQRQRPILP
- the glpX gene encoding class II fructose-bisphosphatase codes for the protein MSPSIPAPAHRPVNGTITRMTGQSRREAPDRNLALELVRVTEAGAMAAGRWVGRGDKEGGDAAAVDAMRSLVNTVSMRGVVVIGEGEKDNAPMLYNGEEVGNGDGPECDFAVDPIDGTTLMSKGRPDAISVLAVSDRGTMFDPSAVFYMNKIAVGPDAVDAIDITAPIGENIRKVAKAKKMSVSDLTVCILDRPRHAELIAQVREAGARCRLITDGDVAGAIATCRPSTPTDLLVGIGGTPEGIIAAAAIRCMGGAIQGQLWPKDDEEKQRAIDRGHDVDRVLTTEDLVSGDNVFFAATGVTDGELLKGVHYYPGGCTTQSIVMRSKSGTVRMIDAYHRLSKLNEYAAIEYTGDADAIQPLP
- a CDS encoding class II fumarate hydratase, giving the protein MSTDSAGQNGATEYRIEHDTMGEVRVPVNALWRAQTQRAVENFPISGRGLERAQIRALGLLKGACAQVNKDLGLLDPAKADAIIAAANEIAEGRHDDQFPIDVFQTGSGTSSNMNTNEVIASIAARNGVTVHPNDDVNMSQSSNDTFPTATHVAATEAAVRDLIPALEVLHASLAAKARQWRTVVKSGRTHLMDAVPVTLGQEFGGYARQIEAGIERVRATLPRLGELPIGGTAVGTGLNAPEGFGPKVVEVLVAQTGLAELRPAVDSFEAQAARDGLVEASGALRTIAVSLTKIANDIRWMGSGPLTGLAEIQLPDLQPGSSIMPGKVNPVIPEAVTQVACQVVGNDAAIAFGGASGAFELNVYIPMMARNLLESFRLLANSSRLFAEKCIDGLVANEERLRKLAESSPSIVTPLNRAIGYEEAAKVAKQALAEGKTIRQTVIDRGLVGEKLTLEELDELLDVLAMARVKDND
- a CDS encoding pyridoxamine 5'-phosphate oxidase family protein, which produces MTCEDVTLLSETECWELLAGRAVGRLVTCVDDEPHIFPVNYAVQRRTILFRTGEGAKLISVGINKQVAFEADDYGFDECGHGAAWSVVVEGVARTLHTPDQIALAEQAQVLPWTAGRKDHYVRIFPTRVTGRRFTLNRPEGA
- a CDS encoding DUF1269 domain-containing protein encodes the protein MEHEQAVIVVAGYHDPTVAGSDFHELNRLVRKGSLEIRSAALVTRGADGTPSVVQAANHHGRIGAGWGAGAGFLVGLFVPPLAVMALVGAVAGALTVAFTEHELKLGLRREIGEALEAGTAVVLTLVHADGEFFVGRALSHASRVSVLPIDETTVSRLDQAALAAVGASGGDGPDTPVDAR